The Amycolatopsis sp. QT-25 genomic sequence CGGCGACGAGTGCTTCGAGGTTCTCGGTGGTGCGCGCGACGAGGGCGATGCGGAACCCCTCGCGGCCGAAGCGACGCGCGAGAGTCACGGTAATCGAGATCTGGCGCTATCCCGGGAGCCGGCCTGGGTGCCCCCGGCCCTACCTCAGGAATCGATCTCCGGCGTGATCCCGCCCGCCGCGGCGAGCGCGCGATGCAGCGCCAGCTCCGCGGTCGGCCCCTCGGCCAGCACGATCCCGGTGCAGGACCGCTGATCCGCGAGGTGCCGGATCTCGTCACCGGGGCTCGCCGTCGGATACCACTCAGGCGCGCCCGGGAGACCGGGCAGCCTGTCGAGCCCTGACCAACCCTCCAGCACGCCTTCCGCGGCCGGATACGCCAGGACGAACGCGACGCCCGGTCCTCCGCCGAACTCCTGGGTGAGCAATACGGGCTCCTCACCGAGCGCCATGGCGATCATCGCGGAGTAGACGTTGGTACCCAAAGACCGGCAGAGTGCCTCACCGAGCATCGCCCCGCCGATCCGGATGTTGATCTCGACGACTTCCGGCCCGTCGGCGGTGAGCACGAATTCGGTGTGCGCGAAGCCCTGCTCGTGTCCGGCGGCCTTGAGCACCCGGCCGATCCAGTCGGCCAGTCCGGCGTGTTCGGCCGCGGGGAAGGCCACCGGGAACGCGGCGGCCTCCTCACGCCGCACGGGTTCGGGCGACAACTGCCGGGAGAGGATCCCGAGCAGCCGCGTCCTTCCTTGCCAGGAAACGGTTTCGGCACTGTAGAGCGGGCCGGCGAAGTACGGTTCGGCGATCAGATGGCCCTTGAGCGGCGTTTCCTTCGCCTCCAGCCTGGCTCGCTCGAGTTCGTCCCGGTCGCGGACCAGCCACACCCCGCGTGACGACGTTCCCGAAGAGTCCTTGACCACCAACGGAAATCCCAGTTCTTCGGCGACCATGACCGGCACCGGCCTGCCGCGCGTGAGCCCGTGTTCGTACAGCAGATCGCGTACGGAACCCTTGTCCCGCAAGACACGGACGGCGGCGGCGGCGGGACCGGGCAGACCGAGCCGAGCGGTGAGTTCCGCACCGGGAAGTGCCCAGGTGTCGGTCGAATTGATGATCCCGGCCAGATCCGGGATGGCGCGCAACGCCGTTTCACAGGCCTCGATGTCGGTGGTGTCGATGTCGACGACCTCGACCCTGTCCGGTCCGAGGGTGCCGAGTTCGTACCGGTAGATGTCGCGGTTCCCGGTGAACAGCACCAGTCGCCGCCCGGCTTCCGCCGCGGCGTCGGCCAGCCTGCCGAGACCGAAGGTCAAGGCTTCCAACAGGACGACGGTCACGACGCCCGCTCCTTCCGGTACAGCGACTGTGCGGGAACCCCGAATCGGCGGCGGCTCCAGTCCATCGCCGCCCACGGCAGGGCGAGTTCGTCCAGTGAAGCGATCTCGCGCGGGGCGAGCCCCGCCGGGTCGACAGCCTCCCGGTGCCGGGCGAAGACCCTTGCCGTGTAGCGATGTCCGGTGTCGGCGCCGATCACGACGTGGTTCCGGTCCGGATCCCGCGCCGCCTCCCAGCCCGCGACGAGGTACGCGGCACCGGTGGAAAGCCCGGCGAAGACGGCGTGGTCGCGCATCAAGCCGATGGTCCCGGCCATGGCGTGCACGAAGTCCAGCCAGTGGATCCGGTCGTACAACGCGTGATCGACGTTGCCGAACGGGATGGCGGACCCGATCCCGGCGATGATCGCGTCCGGATCGGTGAACCGCTCGCTGCCGAAGGTGACACTGCCGAACGGCTGGACGCCGGTGAGGCGGACGTCCGGATCGCGTTCGCGCAGCGACCGCGCGATCCCGCCGGTCGACGCGCCGGTGCCGACACTGCCGACGACGGTGAGCGGGCCGGACGGCAGCGCGCGGGCGACGAGGTCGGCGACCTCGCCGTAACCCAGGTAGTGCACGGGATCGTGGTACTGACGCATCCAGTGCATACTCGGATGGCGTTCCAGCAGTTCGTGCACGCGCGCGACGCGGCGCCGCTGGTCGAGGCGGAGGTCGTCCGACGGCGGCATCTGATCCACCGTCGCGCCCAGGATCTCCAGCTGCGACCGCATGGTGAGGTCGACGGTGGTGGAGGCGACGATATGGCAGCGCAGACCGTAGCGGTGACAGGCCATCGCCAGCGCGAGCGCGTAGATCCCGCTGGAGCTGTCGATCAGCGTCTGTCCTTTTCGGACTGTTCCGTCGGCGAGCAGTGACCGGACCGCGCCGAGCGCCGCGTAGACCTTCAGGGTTTCGAAGCGGATCAGCACGACGTTCGGCGTGAGCCGGATCAACGCCGGGGTCTTGATCGCGTCGGTGACGTGTGCGTGGACCAGCGCGGACATCCCGTTCACCGGCCGATCGAACGCAGGTACGCGGCCAGCGATTCGGCGGCCGCCGCGTTGCGCGGACCGCTCACCAGATCGCCGTAGGAGACGACGTGGAACCGGTTGTCGCGCACGGCGGGGGTGTTCTTCAGTTGTGGCGCGGAGCTGAGGAACGCGATCTTGTCCCGCGCGGGCTGGTCCGCGTAATCCACCACGACGATCACCTCGGGTTCGGTCTTCACCACCGCTTCCCAGCCGACGCTGCCCCAGCCGTCCTGGAGGTCGCGGAAGACGTTGGTCCCGCCCGCGGCGTCGATGATGTCGTGGGGAGCGGCGTGTTTTCCCGCGGTGAAAGGCTGGTCGGTGCCGGAGTCGTAGACGAACACCTTGGCGGGCGGGGTCTTCGGCGCTCCGGCGCGGACCTTGTCGAAGCGTCCCTTGAGTTCCGTGACCAGTTCGTCGGCCCGCTGACGGACGCCGAAGATGTCACCGAGGTTGCGCAGGTCGGTGTAGAGCGCTTCGAGCGGCGTCACTTCCGACTTCGCCGCCGGGTATTCCCAGCAGGTCTCGGTGTGCAGATAGCTGCGGATGCCGACCTGTTCCAGCAGTTTCGGGGTGATCCCGCGCTCCTCGCTGAAGCCGGAGTTCCAGCCGGCGATCACCCAGTCCGCCTTGGCGTCGACCAGGATCTCGCGGGTGACCCGCGAGGTGCCGAGCCGTTCGACCTTGGCGTAGTCGTCCTTCCACGGCGACCCGGCGATCGACGGATCACCGAGCGAGTTCATCACGTAGCCGCGCATCCGACCGGCGAGCCCGAGCGCGAACATCTTCTCGGCGCCGGAGACGTCGTAGGCCACCGGGCGCTGCGGCGCCGGAAAGGTGACCTGCGCGCCGCAGTTGGTCACCGTGGCCTGTGCCGGTGCGGCCGGTCCGGCCTCGACCTGGGCACCACAGGCGCTCGACAGCAAGGCCGCGGTGAAAAGCGCGGCCACCCTGGACGGCTTCATCGGGAGATCCCCTCGGTTTCGTCGGCGGGAAGGTCGTACAGCAGTTGGAGCGCCCCGGTCACGGGATGGGTCACCTGGGTGACCTCGACGCCGAACACGGCGCGGACCGTCGCGGGCGTGAGCACTTCGGCCGGGGTCCCGCAGGCGGCGAGCGACCCGCCGCGCAGCAACGCGATCCGGTGACAGACGGCGGCGGCGAGGTTGAGATCGTGCAGGGCGACGAGCACGGTGAGCCCGCAGTCGCGCAGGAATTTCAGCAGTTCCACCTGATGGCGGACGTCGAGGTGATTGGTCGGCTCGTCGAGGACCAGCACCTCCGGTTCGCCGACGAGCGCCCTCGCCACCAGGACCCGCTGCCGTTCGCCGCCGGAAAGCGTCAGCACACTGCGCTGGGCGAGATGGGTGATGTCCAATCGCCGCAACGCTTCCCGGCACAGCGCGCGTTCGCGGGCCGAGAGCCGGAGGTTGCCACGCTGATGCGGCGACCGGCCGAGTGTGACGACCTCCTCGACGGTGAAGTCCAGATCCGCGCGGCTGTCCTGGGTGAGCGCGGCGATCCGGCGGGCGGTGTCGCGCAAACCCTGCTCCGCCAGATCGATGCCGTCGAGCAGGACGGCACCCCCGGACGGGGTCAGCGCGCGGTAGACGCAGCGCAACGCCGTCGACTTGCCGCTGCCGTTGGGGCCGAGAAGGCCGACGACCTCGCCCGCCCCGACGTCCAGGCTCAGTTCGCGGATCAGCGTCGATCCGGCCACCTCGACGGAAAGCGCGCTCAAGGACAGCATCAGCGACCCCCGAACGCGTAGCCGCGGCGCCGCATCACGACGAGGAACACCGGGACGCCGATCAGCGCGGTGATCACGCCGAGCGGCAGTTCCTCCGGCGCGACGAGCGTACGGGCGAGCAGATCGACCCACACCAGGAAGACCGCGCCCACGAGCGGGGCGAGCGCCAGCACCCGGCGATGCCCCGAACCGGCGATCATCCGCACCACGTGCGGCAGGACCAGCCCGACGAACCCGATCGAGCCGCTGACCGCCACCAGCAGTCCGGTGACGACCGCGGTGAGCAGGAAAAGCCGGCGGCGCAAGGCGGCCGCGTCGGTGCCGAGGCTCATCGCGGTCTCGTCGCCCATGGACAGGACGTCGAGCGCGGTGCCGTACCGCAGCAGGACCACGATCGCCACGGCCACCCCGAGCGCGGCCAGCGGCAGGGCCGCCCAGGTCGCCGCGCCGAGGCTGCCCAGCAGCCAGAACAGCACGGTCTGCGCGGCCTGGCCGCTCGGCGAGAGGTAGACGAGCACGCTCATCACGGCTTGGAAGGCGTAGGTGAGCGCGACCCCGGTGAGCACGAGACGCAACGGCGTCAGGCCGAATCCACCGCGGGCAGCCAGATACACGAGCGCCGTCGCACCCAGCGCGCCGAGGAAGGCGGCCGTCGACAGCGCCAGCACGCCGAGCCCGGCGAACAGGCCGAACACCACGACGGCGGCGGCGCCGACGGAGGCGCCCGACGAGATCCCGAGCACGAACGGATCGGCGAGGGCGTTGCGGACCAGGGCCTGCACGGCGACCCCGACCACCGCGAGCCCCGCGCCGACCACGGCCGCCAGCAGTACCCGTGGGGTGCGGACCTGCCAGACGATCGAGTACCCGGTGACGTCGTCGCCGGTGATGGTGCCACCGATGATCGCCTTTCCCAGATAACGCAGGACATCCGGGAGCGCGACGGTGGTCGGGCCGAGTGCGATGCCCGCGATCAGCGAGAGCAGGAGCGCCGCCGACAGCAGCAGCACCGGGCCGGTGAGCCGCAGCGGGCGAGCGGCTCGTTCGCCGGACCCAGCGTCGTCCGGTTCGGCGAACAGGCGAAGCGGTTCAGCCGGCACGTTCACCACGCACGATCAGGCGGCGTGCGTGGTTGTCGTACGGCGAGCCGTCGAAGTCACCGAAGCACTCGACGCGGTGAAGCCCACCGTCTCGAACAGCGCCTTCAGCTCCGCGGCGCTGTAGAGGAAGGACAGGATCGACGCCTGCTTCGCCACACCATCGCGGATCAGCGTCCATTCGGTCTCGAGGCGGGTCCAGTCGTCGAGGATGGTGTCGCGCATGAACACCGTCCCACCGTCGACGTCGACCGCTTTCGGGTGGCCGACCCAGCCCGCGAGCACCTCCTTGCCGAGGACGTCGACCAGCAGCCTGCCACCGGGTGCGAGACTCGCGTAGGCGTTCCGCAGCACGGTGAGGTTGTCACCCGGTTCGGTGAAGTAGCCGAACGAGGTGTACATGTTGACGATCAGGTCGTACGCGCCGGACTCGGTGTACTCCAGCATGTCGGCCTGGATCAGTTTCGCGGCGACTCCGGCGCTTTCACAGGCCTCGCGCGCGCGTTCGAGCATCGCCGGGCTGAGGTCGACGCCGGTCACGTCGGCACCCTTCCTCGCCAGCGGCACGACGTGGATCGCCGGGCCGCACGCCAGATCGAGCACTTTCGCGCCATCGGCGACCTGGAGCAGCGGTGACGTGGCCGTCAGGCGTTCGGCCTCTTCGGCCCGGCTGGGCGGGAACATCACGTCCGCGAAGCCGACCCACAGGTCGTCGTCCTCGTACCAGTGCATCTCTCTCCGCTCGCCGGGCCGCAGGATTCAGCCCCACAAGTCGTCGAAAGGTCGTCTCCGGTTCCCGGTTTCGCCGCCTTTCTCGTGGAGTGATCACGCGAGTGCCGGTCGGGATGGGCGTGAGGGGCGTGTGCAGTACATGAAGGACCCCTTCCTGTACCCAGGCGCAAGGATGGGGTCCTTCATGTACCGGGGACCGGCTGGGGCAGGTGAGCGAGTCTTCCGCGGTACGGGCCGGACCGGGGGGTCGTGAGGGGCGATTCCGATTATCGAGAGGTAAGTCGAGCCTGTCGTGTCGCAGGGCTTGTGGTCGCTCTGTGCAGGCGGTCTCGAAGTCCGTGAAGGCCTCCTTGAGGGACCCTGGGTCCCTCAAGGAGGCCTTCACGGACTTGCCACCTACACGAACGCTTGCCTTACCCCTCAATGGGCCGGCCGCTCAGGGAGGCGGGATCAGCTCGATGAGGAACGCCTGGTCGGGCGCGCCGGAGCAGCGTTCCCGGACGACCTCCGTACCGGCGACGGTGTCCATGTCACGCAGGCCGAGGCACTGGCTGGTGCCGATAGGGCGGATGACGAAACGCCCCTCCTCCGCCGGACCGGCCGAGCCGATGGTGAACAACTGGTCCATACCATCGTCGTCGCAGTCGTCGCGGGGTTCGATCAGGTCGTGCCCCGGCCCCTCGTTCACGACCGTGAGGCAGCCGACCCCGCTCTCCGGATGGTGCCACTGGATCTGCACGGCGTTTTCTTCGCCGACCGGGTCGATGAACAGATGTGGCGACGTGTCACCACCGCAGAGCTGCTGGGCGACGATGGTGCCGGCATAGTGCCTGGTCCGGTCCGTCCCTTCGGCGAGACAGAACTCGGGAGAGCGGGCGGGGCGGATCTGCGCCCAGCTGCCCACCTCCCGGATGTCCAGCCCCGGCACCACGGCCACGGTGTCCTTGCCCTTCGACGCCACGCCGAAGGACCGGGTCAGATAGCCCAGGGTCCCGACGAGGACGACGCTCACGACCGCGGCCACGATCAGCGGGCCACGCCAGCGCCGAGGTCGCCGCGTCTCCGGCGCGGGCTCCGGTTCCGGCGGAAGCGCGGGGGTCACCTTCACGTCGTCGACGAGCCGCAGCGGAACCCCCATCGCGATCCGCGTCCGGGCGCCGAGCCACCGTCGTACCTCTTCGTCGTTCAGCCCGCACGCGCGCGTGAACGTCTCCACGAACGATTCGCGGGGCAATGTGGTCCGGCCGAGAGTGGTCGCGACCGTACTCGCCGGAAGCGTTCCCCCGAGTTCTTTCGCGCGTCCGGCCAGCTGTCGATAAGTCAATCCGGACCACGTTCTC encodes the following:
- a CDS encoding ATP-grasp domain-containing protein; its protein translation is MTVVLLEALTFGLGRLADAAAEAGRRLVLFTGNRDIYRYELGTLGPDRVEVVDIDTTDIEACETALRAIPDLAGIINSTDTWALPGAELTARLGLPGPAAAAVRVLRDKGSVRDLLYEHGLTRGRPVPVMVAEELGFPLVVKDSSGTSSRGVWLVRDRDELERARLEAKETPLKGHLIAEPYFAGPLYSAETVSWQGRTRLLGILSRQLSPEPVRREEAAAFPVAFPAAEHAGLADWIGRVLKAAGHEQGFAHTEFVLTADGPEVVEINIRIGGAMLGEALCRSLGTNVYSAMIAMALGEEPVLLTQEFGGGPGVAFVLAYPAAEGVLEGWSGLDRLPGLPGAPEWYPTASPGDEIRHLADQRSCTGIVLAEGPTAELALHRALAAAGGITPEIDS
- a CDS encoding cysteine synthase family protein is translated as MNGMSALVHAHVTDAIKTPALIRLTPNVVLIRFETLKVYAALGAVRSLLADGTVRKGQTLIDSSSGIYALALAMACHRYGLRCHIVASTTVDLTMRSQLEILGATVDQMPPSDDLRLDQRRRVARVHELLERHPSMHWMRQYHDPVHYLGYGEVADLVARALPSGPLTVVGSVGTGASTGGIARSLRERDPDVRLTGVQPFGSVTFGSERFTDPDAIIAGIGSAIPFGNVDHALYDRIHWLDFVHAMAGTIGLMRDHAVFAGLSTGAAYLVAGWEAARDPDRNHVVIGADTGHRYTARVFARHREAVDPAGLAPREIASLDELALPWAAMDWSRRRFGVPAQSLYRKERAS
- a CDS encoding ABC transporter substrate-binding protein yields the protein MKPSRVAALFTAALLSSACGAQVEAGPAAPAQATVTNCGAQVTFPAPQRPVAYDVSGAEKMFALGLAGRMRGYVMNSLGDPSIAGSPWKDDYAKVERLGTSRVTREILVDAKADWVIAGWNSGFSEERGITPKLLEQVGIRSYLHTETCWEYPAAKSEVTPLEALYTDLRNLGDIFGVRQRADELVTELKGRFDKVRAGAPKTPPAKVFVYDSGTDQPFTAGKHAAPHDIIDAAGGTNVFRDLQDGWGSVGWEAVVKTEPEVIVVVDYADQPARDKIAFLSSAPQLKNTPAVRDNRFHVVSYGDLVSGPRNAAAAESLAAYLRSIGR
- a CDS encoding ABC transporter ATP-binding protein, which codes for MLSLSALSVEVAGSTLIRELSLDVGAGEVVGLLGPNGSGKSTALRCVYRALTPSGGAVLLDGIDLAEQGLRDTARRIAALTQDSRADLDFTVEEVVTLGRSPHQRGNLRLSARERALCREALRRLDITHLAQRSVLTLSGGERQRVLVARALVGEPEVLVLDEPTNHLDVRHQVELLKFLRDCGLTVLVALHDLNLAAAVCHRIALLRGGSLAACGTPAEVLTPATVRAVFGVEVTQVTHPVTGALQLLYDLPADETEGISR
- a CDS encoding iron ABC transporter permease, which translates into the protein MVNVPAEPLRLFAEPDDAGSGERAARPLRLTGPVLLLSAALLLSLIAGIALGPTTVALPDVLRYLGKAIIGGTITGDDVTGYSIVWQVRTPRVLLAAVVGAGLAVVGVAVQALVRNALADPFVLGISSGASVGAAAVVVFGLFAGLGVLALSTAAFLGALGATALVYLAARGGFGLTPLRLVLTGVALTYAFQAVMSVLVYLSPSGQAAQTVLFWLLGSLGAATWAALPLAALGVAVAIVVLLRYGTALDVLSMGDETAMSLGTDAAALRRRLFLLTAVVTGLLVAVSGSIGFVGLVLPHVVRMIAGSGHRRVLALAPLVGAVFLVWVDLLARTLVAPEELPLGVITALIGVPVFLVVMRRRGYAFGGR
- a CDS encoding class I SAM-dependent methyltransferase, whose protein sequence is MHWYEDDDLWVGFADVMFPPSRAEEAERLTATSPLLQVADGAKVLDLACGPAIHVVPLARKGADVTGVDLSPAMLERAREACESAGVAAKLIQADMLEYTESGAYDLIVNMYTSFGYFTEPGDNLTVLRNAYASLAPGGRLLVDVLGKEVLAGWVGHPKAVDVDGGTVFMRDTILDDWTRLETEWTLIRDGVAKQASILSFLYSAAELKALFETVGFTASSASVTSTARRTTTTHAA
- a CDS encoding XRE family transcriptional regulator — its product is MIVDEGDGDGESSTAVPAPDSASSPAEFTAALRVLRTWSGLTYRQLAGRAKELGGTLPASTVATTLGRTTLPRESFVETFTRACGLNDEEVRRWLGARTRIAMGVPLRLVDDVKVTPALPPEPEPAPETRRPRRWRGPLIVAAVVSVVLVGTLGYLTRSFGVASKGKDTVAVVPGLDIREVGSWAQIRPARSPEFCLAEGTDRTRHYAGTIVAQQLCGGDTSPHLFIDPVGEENAVQIQWHHPESGVGCLTVVNEGPGHDLIEPRDDCDDDGMDQLFTIGSAGPAEEGRFVIRPIGTSQCLGLRDMDTVAGTEVVRERCSGAPDQAFLIELIPPP